GCCGTCATATTTAACAAAAACCCTTACGTCCTTGCCAATGCGTTTGGCGATCGCCGGAGCGGGAATCAGGGGAGTATTGCCTTCTAAAAGGGTGACCACTGGAGTCTGGTCGGATACCGGTAAATAGGGCCGATAGGTTTCAATCAATCCACGCCAACGACAGGCCGAACTCTGGGGACAGACGGGGGTAGCACTGGGCAACACTGTCGAATTTGGGGCGGATGGGGTCATGGTGAAAGAATGACAAGAAATCATGGGGGGCAATGGCCCGAGGTTCCATTCTACAAAAGAGCGGGCACCGAAATGTGAATCGTTTCAGAATTGGATTATTGCCCAAACGATTAATAAGCATAGGTTAAACATATAGTTCAGGGCTTGGTCTGTCCTGGTTGGAGTCCTATAATCAGAAAAATTGGCAGAATGCCCCCAGGCGATCGCCCACAAGTCCGGTAAGCTTGACCCAGGTGTAATCCCTTGGGGTGCAACACCGCTGGACCCCCCCTGACCACCATTAGCCGTGAGGAGACCATTGGCCCTGTGTTTGTTTTAACCGGTTACGAATATTTTCTTGGCTTTCTCTTTATATGCTCCCTGGTGCCAGTGTTGGCCCTGACCGCATCCAAACTCCTCCGTCCTAGGGATGGTGGCCCAGAACGGCAAACTACCTATGAATCCGGTATGGAGCCCATTGGCGGAGCTTGGATTCAGTTCAACATCCGCTACTACATGTTTGCTCTGGTGTTTGTGGTCTTTGATGTGGAGACGGTGTTTCTTTATCCCTGGGCCGTTGCCTTTAATCAATTGGGCCTGTTAGCCTTTGTAGAAGCATTGATCTTCATTGCCATTTTGGTGGTTGCCCTGGTCTACGCTTGGCGCAAAGGGGCTCTGGAGTGGTCCTAGAAGTTTAGTAATGGCCACCAATCCATTGTCCTTGCCTTGCCTGCCCCCCCTATTGTCTTCTCCTATTTCCCATGAGTCCCAACCCTGCTAACCCCACTGACCTGGAACGGGTCGCCACAGCCAAAATTCTCAACCCCGCCAGCCGTAGCCAGGTCACCCAAGACCTTTCGGAAAATGTCATTTTAACCACGGTGGATGACCTCTACAATTGGGCCAAACTTTCTAGTCTCTGGCCGTTGTTGTATGGCACTGCTTGTTGCTTCATCGAATTTGCCGCCCTGATCGGTTCGCGCTTCGATTTTGACCGATTTGGTTTGGTGCCCCGCTCTAGCCCCCGGCAAGCGGATTTGATTATCACCGCCGGAACCATCACCATGAAAATGGCCCCGGCCTTGGTGCGCCTCTACGAAGAAATGCCGGAGCCAAAGTATGTCATTGCCATGGGAGCCTGCACCATCACCGGTGGTATGTTTAGCAGTGATTCCACCACAGCGGTAAGGGGGGTAGATAAATTGATTCCGGTGGATGTGTATATTCCCGGTTGCCCTCCCCGCCCCGAAGCCATTTTTGATGCCATTATTAAACTGCGCAAAAAGGTGGCCAATGAATCTATCCAAGAACGGGCCATTACTCAGCAAACCCATCGCTACTACAGCACTTCCCACCAAATGAAAGTGGTGGCGCCGATTTTGGACGGCAAGTATTTACAACAGGGTACCCGTTCCGCTCCCCCCCGGGAGTTGCAGGAGGCCATGGGAATGCCTGTACCTCCCGCTTTGACCACCTCTCAACAAAAGGAGCAATTAAACCGTGGCTGAGGAAGTGAACTCCCCCAATGAAGCTGTTAATCTCCAAGAGGAGACGGCGATCGCCCCTGTGGGCCCTGTATCCACCTGGCTGACCACCAATGGCTTTGAGCACCAGAGCTTAACGGCGGATCACCTGGGGGTGGAAATGGTGCAAGTGGAAGCGGATTTGCTTCTGCCCCTCTGTACGGCTTTATATGCCTATGGGTTCAACTATTTACAATGCCAGGGAGCCTACGATGAAGGGCCTGGTAAATCCTTAGTGAGTTTTTACCATCTGGTGAAGTTGACCGAGGATACCCGTAACCCGGAAGAGGTCAGACTAAAAGTATTTTTGCCCAGGGAAAATCCGGTGGTGCCCTCTGTGTACTGGATTTGGAAAGCGGCAGACTGGCAAGAGCGGGAATGCTACGACATGTTCGGCATTGTCTATGAAGGTCACCCCAATTTGAAACGGATTTTGATGCCGGAGGATTGGGTAGGCTGGCCCCTGCGTAAGGATTATATTTCCCCCGATTTTTACGAACTCCAGGATGCCTATTAGTCCCGGTCGCCCACGGCAAAATTAAACATCAAAATTAGTTTTAGCTCCCCCTTCCCCCACTGTTGCCAATGGACTGAAAACTTTGGGGGAATATTTTTGTGTTGACTGATTTTCAATCGGTTAAAACAACAGAAAAAAAGGCTTTGATGGTGGCAAGAACGCTAAGGGAGGTAAGCCTTATGTCGTAGTTGCTTTTCAGGAGCTTGTCTTGGGATTATTGGCAATGGAGGCCAATACTTCAGAGCGACTTGTGGAAATTAGCTACTAATTTATAGCTAATTTAATTAATTATGAGGCGTCTTACCTGGGTTTTGTGGTAATATATTGGAAGAATAACACAAGAATCCATAAACAACTAAATCAGTCATGGCTTACGATCTTGATTTACGTATTAAGGTAATAGATTTCATCGAGAGTGGTGGTGGAATCACAAAGGCTTCGAAAATATTTAAGGTGGGCAGAGCAACAATTTATCGCTGGTTGGGCAGAGAAGAGCTTGGGGCAACGAAAGTTGAGACCCGCCAGCGTAAGATAAACAGAAAAGAATTGGAAGAGGATGTGAAAAATAATCCTGATATGCTTTTAAAAGAAAGAGCTAAAAAATTTGGTGTAACTCCTGCTTCACTCTGTTATCAATTCAAAAAAATGAAAGTTACTAAGAAGAAAAACAGTTACTTTATCAAGAGAGAGATGCCCAAAAGCGAGCAGAATATCAGAAAATCTTGAGCCAATTAGTTTTAATGTACGATACTAAAAGTCCAGTATTTATAGACGAAGCTGGTTTTGAGGAATTTGTATCCTCACTTTATGGATGGTCTAAAAAGGGAGAAAGAGTATATGGAGAAAATCAGGGAAAAAGAGGGAAAAAAGAAAATCTTGCAGCAGGAAGAAGAAAAACGAAAAAAGACTTAATAGTGCCGATGTTATTCACAGGAAGCTTAAATGCAACGGGTTTTGAAGGATGGCTGGAATTCTTTTTAATACCAGCATTAACAGCTACATCAATCTTGATTATGGATAACGCCCCCATTCATCGAAAAAATAAGATTAGGGAAATAGTGAAATCCGCAGGACACACGGTGTTATTTTTGCCAACTTATTCCCCAGATTTGAATGATATAGAGCATGACTTTAGTGCATTAAAGAGAGCGAGAATGTACGCACCTTCCGGTACTAGCATAGATAAAGTTATTCAAGATTACTGCATATCTTAATGTCTCATAATTATCTTGATCAGCTATACATCTCCTACCCTTGTTATTTTTCCAAAGATAAATTTTTTATTGGTAACAGGTGGGATTTGCCATTGGCTGAAGGCTGAGTCTCATCAAAAACCACAAATAGCTCCCCGTTGCGCTTGGCTTCATACATGGCCGTGTCGGCATAATCGATTAAACGATCATAGTCAAACTGTTCGTAGTTGCTGATCACAATACCAATACTGGTACTGATAAGCAGTTGAATTCCCTCCATAGTTAACGGACGGGAAAATAATCGGTGAATGCGGTCTGCACATTTTTTCGCATCATCACCTGACTTGGTTGATTTCAAAACAATTATAAATTCATCTCCACTCAGTCGAGCAACCTGGTCACCGTCTCGCACACACTCCAATAGGATTTCTGCTACCCGTTGTAGCACTTTATCTCCAAACAAATGTCCGAATCGATCGTTAATGCTCTTAAATTTATTCAAGTCCAGCATCAGCAGAGCAAATGCCTGGTCGTCAGAATTATTTCTGCCATGGACATTCTGGTGTAGGTTTTCTAAAAAAAGAGCCAGGGAACGACGGTTAGGTAAACAAGTCAGGCTGTCATGGTGAGAATCATAATAAAGTTGGTCGTTAATGGTTGCGAGGGACGTTATGTCATTTAATAGCCAATAAAAACCATTGATTTCACCATTGTCATTTCTTTTTTGGGTGGCTTGAATATCCACACTGATGGAAATACTGCTCAAGGATTGGAGTTGCATTGACCAACAATAGGGCACCTGCCATTCACTTTGATCTTTAACTATATTTTCCAGATGGTTTTCGAGTAACGAAATTTGTTGTTGCGGTGCATAGTAAATAAAAGGTTTCCCCATTAGGGATTCTCTATCGGTTTTAAGCAAACGACAGGCATTTTGGTTCGCATCTTGAATTTTTCCATGGCAATCAATAATTAAGTAATTTCCAGGTAACAATTCTAATAAATTGTGGTACGAATTTTCGAGAACTGACTTTTGTCGATAAATTTTTTTATAAATTTTCCATAATCTTCGCTGATCCTGTTTCAGATCCGCTGGTGAGTCAACCACGGTTAAGTTTCGGGGGCAGTCCTGTTTAATATCAGCGAAAATACCGATGGCCTTTTCTGCCCTCAAATCTTCGAGATAACCAGGATAAGCTTTGTTAGCTTCTTTTTCATCGGTAAAAGGGCCAAAGTAATAGGTTACACAGGGAATAATAGTGTGCACCCTCACCCACCAATCCCTATCCTGGTAGAGGGAACTTGCCTGGGTATCCTGGTCAATAATTTCCCCTGAATCTTCTTGATGCACACGACTCATTAAGCTATCAATCATGTCTGGCATTGCCCGAAGAATTCTTTCTTCAATAACTAATTTTTCTTCAATTAGGCCGGTGTAGCCATGGACAGAAGTAAATTCTAAATCTTCGTCTGTCCTAACTTTATGACGGTTAGGAATTGTGCTTAAAATCTTCGCCTTGAGTTGTTGGCGGAAGCAGGACAACGACAGGGCCATGACATAGGGATGGTCAGGGGGAAAGTCCGTCAGAAATCGATCAATCTCCTCTTCCACTACCGCTAGAGTTTCGTTGACAAGATAGGAGGACATTGCATTGCACCTGTTGAACTGGCAATAGTTGTATAGTCGAATGACGGGAAGTTCTGGGAAAATCGACAATTATAGTCAGATCTACTTCTCCGAGATGCTTGAAGATTTGGCGTCGGCGCAAGGCTTCTAGGCAGTTGTTGAAAATATTGAATCCAGAATTAATCCAGAATTCTTCACCCGGTAATAGTGTGCCTATGGGCTAGAAACCTCTGCTTTTTATTTATTATTCCCCACATCCAATTTAGAAAAAATATTGCTTTTTGTCTGTACGATCATGCTCTTATCTTTAGCTTATTTAGCTTAACCCTGACGGAAACCAAGTAAACGAATATATTCATCTTGTACTAATTGATAGCATTCACAGCTAGTTTTTTTAAGGGCATCGTAGTCCAACAAAGTTATTTTTCCCCGACGATAGGTGATCATGCCGGATTGTTGGAGAGAGTTCGCTGCAATGGTTACCCCCGATCGCCGGACTCCGAGCATATTAGCGACAAATTCTTGGGTAAGGGGTATCTCGTCCACTTGAAGACAGTCATGGACAGACATTAACCAACGGGCTAGACGTTCTTCAATTTTATGTTGGCGATTACAGGCGGCACTCTGGGAAACCTGGGTGAGTCTGGCTTGGGTATAGAGCAACAAAATTCTCTGCAGTTGGGGAGACTGCTCAAACTCTCGTAAAAGTATATGGGCACTTAGTTTCCAAGCTTCCCCTTGCACCTGGACGATGACCTGGCTTGTGGTTTGTTTTCCCCCCAGAATAATGGGCAATCCCACCATTCCTTCATTGCCAATTAAACCAATTTCTGTGGTGGAGCCATCTTCCATAATTGAGACAACGGAAATCATAGCTGTATTGGGAAAATAGGCAAATTCCATCACCTCATTGGGCTCGTATAGTACTGTGCCGGTCTTGTAGACAACTTTTTTGAGATGGGGCGCTAAACGTTTATAAGCTTCGACGGGGAGGAGTCCTAATAACTGATTTAATTTTATGGGAGGATTATTGGTCATTGGCAATGCAATTAATTAAAAATGGCATCTCAATTCACTAACAATCATAAGGGTTGTATGCTAACGCCACTTAGATTCATTTGAATTAAAATGTTTATGACTCCTTGTCTCCCAAAGCTTGGAAAAATTTACTC
The genomic region above belongs to Synechocystis sp. PCC 6803 substr. PCC-P and contains:
- the ndhC gene encoding photosynthetic/respiratory NAD(P)H-quinone oxidoreductase subunit C; its protein translation is MFVLTGYEYFLGFLFICSLVPVLALTASKLLRPRDGGPERQTTYESGMEPIGGAWIQFNIRYYMFALVFVVFDVETVFLYPWAVAFNQLGLLAFVEALIFIAILVVALVYAWRKGALEWS
- the ndhK gene encoding photosynthetic/respiratory NAD(P)H-quinone oxidoreductase subunit K, giving the protein MSPNPANPTDLERVATAKILNPASRSQVTQDLSENVILTTVDDLYNWAKLSSLWPLLYGTACCFIEFAALIGSRFDFDRFGLVPRSSPRQADLIITAGTITMKMAPALVRLYEEMPEPKYVIAMGACTITGGMFSSDSTTAVRGVDKLIPVDVYIPGCPPRPEAIFDAIIKLRKKVANESIQERAITQQTHRYYSTSHQMKVVAPILDGKYLQQGTRSAPPRELQEAMGMPVPPALTTSQQKEQLNRG
- a CDS encoding NAD(P)H-quinone oxidoreductase subunit J; this translates as MAEEVNSPNEAVNLQEETAIAPVGPVSTWLTTNGFEHQSLTADHLGVEMVQVEADLLLPLCTALYAYGFNYLQCQGAYDEGPGKSLVSFYHLVKLTEDTRNPEEVRLKVFLPRENPVVPSVYWIWKAADWQERECYDMFGIVYEGHPNLKRILMPEDWVGWPLRKDYISPDFYELQDAY
- a CDS encoding diguanylate cyclase domain-containing protein; the encoded protein is MSSYLVNETLAVVEEEIDRFLTDFPPDHPYVMALSLSCFRQQLKAKILSTIPNRHKVRTDEDLEFTSVHGYTGLIEEKLVIEERILRAMPDMIDSLMSRVHQEDSGEIIDQDTQASSLYQDRDWWVRVHTIIPCVTYYFGPFTDEKEANKAYPGYLEDLRAEKAIGIFADIKQDCPRNLTVVDSPADLKQDQRRLWKIYKKIYRQKSVLENSYHNLLELLPGNYLIIDCHGKIQDANQNACRLLKTDRESLMGKPFIYYAPQQQISLLENHLENIVKDQSEWQVPYCWSMQLQSLSSISISVDIQATQKRNDNGEINGFYWLLNDITSLATINDQLYYDSHHDSLTCLPNRRSLALFLENLHQNVHGRNNSDDQAFALLMLDLNKFKSINDRFGHLFGDKVLQRVAEILLECVRDGDQVARLSGDEFIIVLKSTKSGDDAKKCADRIHRLFSRPLTMEGIQLLISTSIGIVISNYEQFDYDRLIDYADTAMYEAKRNGELFVVFDETQPSANGKSHLLPIKNLSLEK
- a CDS encoding Crp/Fnr family transcriptional regulator, which gives rise to MTNNPPIKLNQLLGLLPVEAYKRLAPHLKKVVYKTGTVLYEPNEVMEFAYFPNTAMISVVSIMEDGSTTEIGLIGNEGMVGLPIILGGKQTTSQVIVQVQGEAWKLSAHILLREFEQSPQLQRILLLYTQARLTQVSQSAACNRQHKIEERLARWLMSVHDCLQVDEIPLTQEFVANMLGVRRSGVTIAANSLQQSGMITYRRGKITLLDYDALKKTSCECYQLVQDEYIRLLGFRQG